TCCAATGAATCATTTATGGCTGCCTTAGTACCCTCGAATATTTTGGATTTTACCACGATTACTTCGTATGGCAGTTCAACCACTGCGCAGTAATTGTGATCTGCATATCCAATTCTTGCGATTAACTTTTCCATAATTTTGCACCCGGTTGCTTTTTTCTATTTCCACCCTGCCTGTTTCCAGATACTGTTTAAACAAATTGATCAAATACATCGCTGTTCTTGTCAATTACTGTTACAAGACCCTATTTGGCAGGATACTTAAACTGACGATGGCTTCCACTTTGTCTATTGCACCCTGACAACTAATCTCTGACAACTTATTTCCCCATGCTGATCACTTGGCTGGCAACATTCCCCAGGTTGTGAGAAACAAGCGCCAGTAAGATGCTCCCGCTTTTAAGCGTCATCCAAGCCCAGGCGAGACCCAGCAGAGCCGTAATCAACAGGGAAGAGATATTGTATGACAGTTCAAAAGAATCATTCAGATAAAGACCGTGCGCCATACCAAACAGCAGGGCAGTCACATAGATTGCCGGATGAAACAGAGTGCGTCTTGCCGGTTTCAGAATCTTCGTCAACAAACCCAGCATGATCCCCCTGAAAG
This genomic window from Dysgonomonadaceae bacterium zrk40 contains:
- a CDS encoding CPBP family intramembrane metalloprotease is translated as MFNFLYLSPTEWDLESLLFQATMPGLYEEIAFRGIMLGLLTKILKPARRTLFHPAIYVTALLFGMAHGLYLNDSFELSYNISSLLITALLGLAWAWMTLKSGSILLALVSHNLGNVASQVISMGK